In the Ramlibacter tataouinensis TTB310 genome, one interval contains:
- the lgt gene encoding prolipoprotein diacylglyceryl transferase, with translation MLTYPQIDPVALQLGPLAIHWYGLTYLAAFALFLLLASRRLRHQPYASITGPGAWSRKDVEDMLFYGVLGVIIGGRLGYCLFYKPAYYAAHPLEVFYVWQGGMSFHGGMLGVIASQWWFARSRGKPFWQVMDFVAPCVPLGLASGRVGNFINGELWGRPADPSLPWAMVFPQSGSLVPRHPSQVYQFLLEGVLLFVILWLYARKPRREAQVSAVFLIGYGLLRFVAEFFREPDRHLGLLSLGMSMGQWLCVPMVLAGIALWVWGERRPRTAHA, from the coding sequence GGCCCGCTGGCCATCCATTGGTACGGCCTGACCTACCTGGCGGCCTTCGCGCTGTTCCTGCTGCTGGCGTCGCGCCGGCTGCGGCACCAGCCGTACGCCTCCATCACCGGGCCGGGCGCCTGGAGCCGCAAGGACGTGGAGGACATGCTGTTCTACGGCGTGCTGGGCGTCATCATCGGCGGGCGGCTGGGCTACTGCCTGTTCTACAAGCCGGCGTACTACGCCGCCCATCCGCTGGAGGTGTTCTACGTCTGGCAGGGCGGCATGAGCTTCCACGGCGGCATGCTGGGCGTGATCGCCTCGCAGTGGTGGTTCGCGCGCAGCCGCGGCAAGCCGTTCTGGCAGGTGATGGACTTCGTCGCGCCCTGCGTGCCGCTGGGACTGGCCTCGGGGCGGGTGGGCAACTTCATCAACGGCGAGCTGTGGGGCCGGCCAGCCGACCCGTCGCTGCCCTGGGCCATGGTGTTCCCGCAAAGCGGCTCGCTGGTGCCGCGCCACCCCTCGCAGGTCTACCAGTTCCTGCTGGAGGGCGTGCTGCTGTTCGTGATCCTGTGGCTGTACGCGCGCAAGCCGCGCCGCGAGGCCCAGGTGTCCGCCGTTTTCCTCATCGGCTACGGCCTGCTGCGCTTCGTGGCCGAGTTCTTCCGCGAGCCGGACCGGCACCTGGGCCTGCTGTCGCTGGGCATGAGCATGGGCCAGTGGCTGTGCGTGCCCATGGTGCTGGCCGGCATCGCGCTGTGGGTGTGGGGCGAGCGCCGGCCCCGGACGGCCCACGCCTGA